DNA from Desulfuromonas sp. AOP6:
AGCTGCGCGGCGATCTGGTGACGGATGACGTCGGCGGCGCCTTCCTCAACTTCGGTCTGAAATATAAATTCTAGGGCTCACAGACAACACAGCTCTGGACCTGGAAGCCAGGTTGAGGCATGGCCTTGACCTGGCTTCGCCATGAAGGGTGGCACAGCAGAGATATGGATATCGTACTGGGAATATTGGGAGAATGCTGGGAGATCCTGGTGGAATCGGCTGTCTATGTGCTCTTCGGCTTCTTTGCCGCCGGTGTGCTCAAGGCCCTGATTCCGACGGAGGTCGTGGCTCGGCACCTGGGCAAAAGCAGCGCCGGTTCGGTACTCAAAGCCTCGCTGTTCGGCGTCCCCCTGCCCCTGTGTTCCTGCGGCGTCATCCCGGCCGCCATCGGCCTGCGCCAGCAGGGGGCGAGCAAAGGGGCCTCGGCCGCCTTTCTCGTCTCCGTACCGGAGACGGGGGTCGACTCCATGGCCATCACCTGGGCGCTGCTCGATCCCCTCATGACTCTCATCCGCCCCCTCGCCGCCTTTGTCACCGCCACAGTGACGGGATTGGCCATCAATCGGCTACCTGATAAAACGCCTCCCGCCGAGGACAAGGCAGCTGCTTCGCTGATGGCCGGACAAGATGCCGCAGAGCGCCACCCTCTGTCCCGACGCCTGCGCGAGGGGATCGCCTACGCCTTCGGCGACCTGCTGGGCGATATCGGCAAGTGGCTGCTGCTGGGCATCGGCCTGGCCGGCATCATCGCCTATTTCGTTCCGGACGATTTCTTCGTCCGTTATCTGCACAGCGAACTGCTCTCTTTACTGATCATGCTGGCCGTGGGCATTCCCCTCTATATCTGCGCCAGCGCCTCCACCCCCATCGCCGCCGCCCTGGTGCTCAAAGGTCTCTCCCCCGGGGCCGCCCTCGTCTTTCTGCTGGCCGGGCCG
Protein-coding regions in this window:
- a CDS encoding SO_0444 family Cu/Zn efflux transporter, which translates into the protein MDIVLGILGECWEILVESAVYVLFGFFAAGVLKALIPTEVVARHLGKSSAGSVLKASLFGVPLPLCSCGVIPAAIGLRQQGASKGASAAFLVSVPETGVDSMAITWALLDPLMTLIRPLAAFVTATVTGLAINRLPDKTPPAEDKAAASLMAGQDAAERHPLSRRLREGIAYAFGDLLGDIGKWLLLGIGLAGIIAYFVPDDFFVRYLHSELLSLLIMLAVGIPLYICASASTPIAAALVLKGLSPGAALVFLLAGPATNAATITVVFRYFGRAATLTYLASIALCSLVLGWLTNRLYAFSGLDISRWVSEAGAATESPLMVAAAVVLLLLLGRCSLQSRKKDNCSCPDGPPGST